The stretch of DNA TAGTGGGCGTTTTGAACATTTTATCAATACCTTTATTAATGAATGTATTGTAGTAAtcaattttgtatatttctaactttataatttatatatattaatattagtAGCTTCTAGAATTGTTAAATGtctttggccataatattttaCCATGTTACAGACTTGTGATTCCTGCAGAACTTTCAAAACTCACTTTGTACCTTTCTTTTTAGCTAAACATTCCTTTTTTTCCAAGCCCAGGAATAAAAATGTGCAAAAGTAGTTTGTGTAAGGaccaaatttattttgataaGATTAAGTTACAAATTACAATTGTTgctttttatcaaaaattatttggAAGCACATTCCGACCATAGATGTATATTAATTGACTGTTGTCAGCATGGGAACGACAAAGTGGACATTCCAGACATCTATTCAAGTGATCTCGTAGACAACTGTCGCCAAATAAATGACCACAACGTAGGGTAACCAATCGATGACATCCCAACTCTTCCCACGGACAGAAACAAATGGGACAATTCATGTTTTCCCGCTCCCGTTTAAGTAATTGTTTAAGGTTCAAGCACTCGTCAGCCTTTCCTTGCAATTCTTCCATTTGAATTGTGTAGCGGGCATCCTGGCTGCGTAATTCTCCCAATAATTGTTGTCGATCTTCTTCAGTTTCTGCCAGCCTGGCATGGTAGTCTTCAGTGATTTTCTGCATTGATGCAGACTGCTCGTTTACTTGCTGTTTAAGCTTAATATTGGCGTCTTTCATTTCCTGCACATGCAATAATAAGCCATCACGTTCGATGATAAGTTGCTCTTTCTGGGAACTGGTGTATTGAAGTTTATGCATCTGCTTTTCAAAATCTTCCTGAAGAAGATCGAAATTATTATTCGCCTCTTTCAATGCAATCGTTAGCTTATCGCGAACATCGCGCGCTTTTGTAAGCTTTTGCTCCAATTGAAATAGTTCAGTTTCTTGGAATAGGCTTTCAAAATCGATTTGATTCCATTGAAGAAGCCATTCGTCTTCTGCGTCGATTACATTGTCTGCAGTTGCATCCATGTCTCTAAAGaagataaatatattttttaatgttttttaaattaaacgaaaaaaacttTATACTTGCCTTTTTATTGTAGATATTAGGTGGCAAATAATGGGATTCCTTTAACTTATTTCACAAGTCTGTATATTAGAGCTGAAACAAACATGGGTGGTACTGTCGATACATCGGTGGTACTATCGATACACCGGTGGTACTATCGATACATCgatggttttttatttttgaaaacaaaaaataaatcgCAGAGGTCTTGCTAGTGGAATTTTACCCtttcgtttgataccaaatgTATGTACCTCAAGGATGTTTTGGGCCCGAAAACCATCTTTAAATAGGACCTATAAATATGGACTTATCGATTtctcattaattttttttttcaactatCGATTGTTTAATAAGTATCAGTGTGCGTAAATGCATGATCTGTTCAACGAATTTCTAGCACTGCGCTGGCgttattattggaaaaaaataagaaactgattttaaaaaagtgaaaaagatTGGTTCGTTTAATAGTTTTGACTCGAATTAGAAAATAATGACATAGTTATATTAGAAAGCCTTTCTTCAGATATAAttgaggaaaaaaaattttaacatgATAACTCAAGATTTTACCTAACAGAAGTTTAAATTTCGATATAAGGCTGTCTCATATGTATACTATAACGTGCAACGAGCACTTGTTAGGCAAGTTGGTACATATAGTACAGCCACGAGTGTAGTATACCTTTGCAAAAagggtacatacatatatgtatatacatatgtatctatttTGGTTAGAAGACTGCAAcccatagaaggaagcatctccgatttgatttttttacCGCAACCTCTCCTCAAAAATATTATGCCAATGCCGGTGTTAGGCTGCCTCTTTAGAACTATCAGCTGATTCGGCACCGTGACGTCACTGATTTTGAGGactatttttataaatttcttcagcaaatttgtttttgtgcatATAAATGATACACTCTACGAACAATTTCTCTATCATTTAAAAGGCCGAAAAACAATAAGTCTGATCTGCTGCGGACTGgattatgttttatttaaaatttatttacacgTTTGGTCCTTTACTTAATTCACTTCGAACCACTTTGTGGGCGACACAGACTTGCCCTTGCTGCAGATTTCACCAAAAAAAAGTATGGCGATGCTATCTctcttatatatacatatgtacccTAGGTTGCGTTTACCATTTGATTGCTATTGTCTCTCATTTTCGAAGATAACACAAGCCTCTACTCTTCTTTCTTGGTCTCTCTCGCCTTTGTTCTTATGCCCCTTAAGGGGTGCGAATGTTTTtttgggcaaaaaaaaaaaactttgtgatttttttttggaaatctGTGTTGAACCAATTTATTGAAACCTACGGAGCTTTTCCCAGATCATGGCAGGAAAAAGCAACTTGCGGTGTATCTCGGTCGGGAATTTTCTGAAGtcaaaaaacattaaaatttagtCAAAGTATCATTAAATCCTCCCCCCTATAGCctgcgatttttttttttcacttaaacattttttattgaaGTCTAAAGTCAAAACTTCAATTTTTTCCCCGAAAaattccgccattttgagagtAAAAAACACacttaatgaaaaaaaaactaaacgtCGGGGGGAGGTATTTTATATTTAGAATATGTCCACCAAGCTTGAAATGAATCGGTCAAGTAGTTTTTAAATGACAGTGAACACGGACTTTGAAAAAGTCGTTTTGAGGAAAGCgcgtttgaaaatttattatacTCAAACAGCTTCACTGAAGGCCAATCAGCCGATTTACTTCAAATTTTCACGCAAAATTcttgaaattttcaaattaaaaaaaaaagaaaaaaaaaacattcccACCCCTTAATTTCCTGCTGGAAACTAAAGCATAATCTTCGGCGGGGCGTGCGAACGCCTCCCACCGAACTAATAACAGCTACAAGACTCATTTTTCAAAACCTTTACAATCTATACGTATAACATAGCAACAAATACGACTTTATTAACTTAAACAAGTTACATATAGACATCTATAAGATTAAAGCATTTTTTCCGTTTTTATATTCTGCCGCAGATTGTTTTTGGCCATTTAACTCCCAACTTTTACGCTTAACCTCGGACTTACCTTCATCTGCCCCTTCTTAGCCCTTGTAAGATTATTGGGATATTGACttgctgattatttttatttgcttgCCAAACGTTTCAATTGAGACATAAAACTATGCCTCTGCCTTGgcaaatataaacatttagaCACGATTAAGTGTgctgtttatttttatgtttagtTTAGCGCTTCCGTTTCGTTCTCCGTGATGCCAACATCCCCCTATCCCCCATCGCTGCCGCTTGTCGTGTCTTTTTcgatattacgtatacgtctacaaacatatgtacatacatacatacatatctatagcAGCATCCACATTAAATGGCCTAGAATGAGATACCGAATATTTCAAACATTGATTCAcaagtatacatacatatatgtatatatattttgtatgtatgtatgtatataaaaattaaagcaaaaaaaaccgaaacatTTGCCCGATTAAAGTAAGCATAAAGCATGCGATTTAGTTGCCCCACtgaaatcaatttcaataaaacatatacatacatacagagaAAGAAAGTGAGGGAAACAAAGAGGCGAAGCAGGACAGGGTAAATGTTAACTCACataaatcaataataaaaaactaatCAACACAACAAAGGAAAACATTTGAtacaatttaacaaatttaattcTTCTATGTATATGCAGTacataaaaaagtaaaaactaaaattaacaCTCCTATGGCGtatagatttaatttaaaatgcaaagcaatcaaattaaaaacgCAATGTGCCAGTCGAAACGACATCCCGACGAACCGACTACCCGCTGCTGCGTCTGTCAAGTCatttaacaatttcaatttatgcAAATGCAACAGCAGAAACAAATTGAGCTATATAATGTAGAGCGTGAAGTAGGGGAATATATAGCAGGATATATTCAGCTTGGGGCTAGGATATCCCCAAGCCTCAAGCTTAAATCCTCATTAGTAGCAAGGAAGCGGATCCGCCGCCAAAAAGGGGAATACCAAAAATATTTCTGTTTTCTCTTTGCGTTCTcaaacttgttttttttttttacatcaATCGATTTTAATATAAGATTCCTAAAGTAGTTCATTTTGGATgtcatctatatatatttatatcctTAACCGTGTATGTGTTATATAGGAAATTTGAAATTGTAATTTGTCAATAATCTTCTAGTTGTTAGAATAACAAATAAGTTTTATTTCGCTTTATTGAATTAGGATGTCGGCTAGCACCCCTACTCAACTAAGCCCCTGGTATTTCTGCTGAAACTTCAACAATAAAAACTGCAAAACGAAAGGCCAATCCTTAAACCCTCGCATTAGCCTCGGAAGAcaacacccaaaaaaaaaatatacataagaGAAAGTGAATGTTGTGGAGTAACAAATGGAGAACTTACTGGAGCGTATTTCATCTTGGCTGCATATTTACAGTGCGTTGAAATATCCCTATTTTTATCTATGAAGAGTTTATGCCAAGTCCTCTTTACAAATGTAAAGTCGGAGGGTTTTAAGCATCCGGATTGCATGCAATTAATTTGAACTTACGACTGAAACAGAAGAAGCATGTCGACATTACTA from Drosophila willistoni isolate 14030-0811.24 chromosome 2R unlocalized genomic scaffold, UCI_dwil_1.1 Seg200, whole genome shotgun sequence encodes:
- the LOC26529274 gene encoding E3 ubiquitin-protein ligase RFWD3, with translation MDATADNVIDAEDEWLLQWNQIDFESLFQETELFQLEQKLTKARDVRDKLTIALKEANNNFDLLQEDFEKQMHKLQYTSSQKEQLIIERDGLLLHVQEMKDANIKLKQQVNEQSASMQKITEDYHARLAETEEDRQQLLGELRSQDARYTIQMEELQGKADECLNLKQLLKRERENMNCPICFCPWEELGCHRLVTLRCGHLFGDSCLRDHLNRCLECPLCRSHADNSQLIYIYGRNVLPNNF